A genomic stretch from Thermodesulforhabdus norvegica includes:
- a CDS encoding valine--tRNA ligase, whose product MEPNTLPKAYDFRDVEPYWYRFWEEQGFFHADVKSPKPSFSIVIPPPNVTGQLHMGHALNNTLQDILCRYKRLKGYEVLWVPGTDHAGIATQNVVERELAKEGKTRHDIGREAFIERVWQWKEKYGNIIINQLKRLGASCDWQRQRFTMDEGLSRAVRLVFVRLYREGLIYRGKRMINWCPRCNTALANIEVEGEEVEGAFYYIRYPLEDGSGHVVVATTRPETMLGDTAVAVHPEDDRYRHLVGKHCVLPLVGRRIPIIADSYVDMELGTGALKVTPAHDFNDFELGRKHGLDFVEVIGPDGRMTELAGSAYAGVDRYECRRKVVDDLKAQGLLEKIEDIQHRVGHCYRCKSVIEPLVSLQWFVKTKPLAERAIEAVRKGRTRIIPEKWTRDYFVWLENIEDWCISRQIWWGHRIPAWYCRDCDFITVSEEDPERCGGCGSADITQDPDVLDTWFSSALWPFSTMGWPEQTPELARFYPTSVLVTGFDILFFWVARMMMMGLHFMGDVPFYDVYVHALVRDEQGQKMSKSRGNVIDPLVMMERYGTDAFRFTLAAFAVQGRDIRLSEQRIEGYRHFVNKIWNASRLVLMNLDPDAEIPDISGKPDSLVHRWILSRLQGVIEDVERALENYQFNEHAQTLYQFVWHEYCDWYLEMIKADIYGEDKEKRAIAQAVSARVLEKVLIMLHPIMPFVTEEIWQKLPQTDGSIMKASFPDLNPSLKDPEAEARMGLLQEVISGIRNIRGEMNIQPGARVDVVCRCKDDADRSLLEDYGYLIHDLARVNRLDIRDMSGDKPDVAAGAVAGSVEVYVLLKDLLDFNAELQRLEKEIQKVEKELFLTTRKLHNEDFLKKAPQDVVEKEREKSVRLGEKIKKLKDHYDRIARFAGNSRSS is encoded by the coding sequence ATGGAACCGAATACCTTGCCGAAGGCTTACGACTTTCGAGATGTCGAACCTTACTGGTATCGTTTCTGGGAAGAGCAGGGATTTTTCCACGCAGACGTGAAAAGCCCTAAGCCCTCTTTTTCCATAGTAATTCCTCCTCCCAATGTAACGGGCCAGCTTCACATGGGGCACGCACTGAACAACACCCTTCAGGATATTCTCTGTCGTTACAAACGCCTTAAAGGGTATGAGGTTCTCTGGGTACCGGGTACCGACCACGCCGGTATAGCAACCCAGAATGTTGTGGAGCGAGAACTCGCCAAAGAAGGGAAAACCCGTCACGACATAGGCAGAGAAGCATTTATAGAACGGGTGTGGCAGTGGAAGGAAAAGTACGGAAATATTATCATCAACCAGCTCAAGCGGCTCGGTGCTTCCTGTGACTGGCAGCGTCAGCGCTTCACAATGGACGAGGGCCTCTCAAGGGCCGTGAGGCTTGTTTTTGTCCGGCTTTACAGAGAAGGACTCATATATCGCGGAAAGCGAATGATAAACTGGTGCCCTCGTTGTAACACTGCTCTGGCCAACATTGAAGTGGAAGGGGAAGAGGTAGAAGGAGCCTTTTACTATATTCGCTATCCGCTGGAAGACGGATCCGGCCATGTTGTGGTGGCTACAACCCGGCCTGAGACCATGCTGGGCGATACCGCCGTTGCCGTGCATCCCGAAGACGACAGATACCGGCATCTCGTGGGAAAACATTGCGTGCTGCCCCTGGTCGGACGAAGGATACCCATCATAGCCGATTCTTACGTAGACATGGAGCTGGGCACGGGGGCTCTTAAAGTAACTCCCGCTCATGACTTTAACGACTTCGAGCTCGGCAGGAAGCACGGGCTTGATTTCGTTGAGGTTATCGGGCCCGACGGTCGGATGACCGAACTGGCCGGTTCTGCCTATGCCGGGGTGGACAGATATGAGTGTCGCAGGAAGGTTGTTGATGACCTTAAGGCTCAGGGGCTTCTGGAGAAAATAGAGGATATTCAACACCGCGTTGGGCACTGTTATAGATGCAAGAGCGTCATAGAGCCTCTGGTTTCTCTTCAATGGTTTGTAAAAACCAAACCCCTGGCCGAACGGGCAATAGAGGCGGTTAGAAAAGGGCGCACGAGAATCATACCCGAAAAGTGGACCAGAGACTATTTCGTGTGGCTCGAAAACATTGAGGACTGGTGCATCAGCCGGCAGATCTGGTGGGGACATCGGATCCCTGCATGGTATTGTCGGGATTGCGACTTCATAACGGTTTCAGAAGAGGATCCCGAAAGATGCGGTGGATGCGGAAGTGCCGATATTACCCAGGATCCCGATGTTCTTGATACATGGTTCAGTTCGGCCCTCTGGCCCTTCTCAACGATGGGATGGCCTGAGCAAACGCCGGAGCTTGCCCGCTTCTATCCCACTTCGGTTCTGGTTACCGGTTTTGACATTCTCTTTTTCTGGGTAGCCCGCATGATGATGATGGGTCTCCACTTTATGGGAGACGTTCCCTTCTACGATGTTTACGTCCATGCTCTGGTAAGAGATGAACAGGGCCAGAAGATGAGCAAATCCAGAGGTAACGTTATCGATCCTCTGGTGATGATGGAGCGCTACGGGACCGATGCTTTCAGATTTACCCTCGCAGCTTTTGCCGTCCAGGGGCGGGACATACGCCTTTCGGAGCAGCGAATAGAAGGATATCGTCACTTTGTTAACAAAATCTGGAATGCCTCACGACTTGTCCTCATGAATCTCGATCCCGATGCGGAAATTCCGGACATATCCGGGAAACCTGATAGTCTCGTCCATCGCTGGATTCTGAGCCGACTTCAGGGTGTCATCGAAGATGTTGAAAGAGCACTGGAGAACTATCAATTCAACGAGCATGCTCAGACGCTTTATCAGTTCGTATGGCATGAATACTGCGACTGGTACCTGGAAATGATAAAAGCCGACATTTACGGAGAGGACAAGGAAAAAAGAGCAATTGCCCAGGCCGTTTCCGCCAGGGTGCTGGAAAAGGTCCTGATCATGCTTCATCCTATCATGCCTTTTGTTACGGAAGAAATCTGGCAGAAGCTTCCTCAAACCGACGGAAGCATAATGAAGGCGTCATTTCCGGATTTGAATCCCTCTTTGAAAGATCCCGAAGCCGAGGCCAGGATGGGGCTTCTTCAGGAAGTTATCTCCGGGATACGCAACATTCGGGGTGAGATGAACATACAGCCGGGGGCAAGGGTTGATGTGGTTTGCCGTTGTAAGGATGATGCCGATAGGTCGTTGCTCGAAGATTACGGCTATCTAATCCACGACCTTGCCCGGGTAAACCGTCTGGATATACGGGACATGTCGGGCGATAAACCGGATGTGGCCGCCGGCGCGGTGGCAGGTTCCGTGGAGGTTTATGTTCTTCTTAAGGATCTGCTTGACTTTAATGCCGAATTACAGCGGCTTGAAAAGGAAATTCAGAAGGTGGAAAAGGAGTTGTTCCTGACTACCCGGAAGCTTCACAACGAAGACTTTCTAAAAAAGGCTCCTCAGGACGTGGTAGAAAAAGAGCGGGAAAAATCGGTCAGGCTCGGCGAAAAGATCAAGAAACTGAAGGATCACTATGACAGAATCGCCCGTTTTGCGGGTAATAGCCGGAGTAGCTGA
- a CDS encoding flavin reductase family protein translates to MELQPEMFKKILPLPVTVITTISSRGIANAAPYSCVIPILRPLDLIAIASALPRDTLKNIRETGEFVVNVIGPSILRKAIRTARSYPPDVNELEMEHIETISSRRVAPPRIRDAVGWIEARLDREVPGERYVLVIGKVVCTEINDKFLVEDELSELPTVLMFPHFRRIGEVVAKRDEFADALDTIRFEEQQG, encoded by the coding sequence ATGGAGCTTCAACCGGAAATGTTCAAAAAGATTCTGCCTCTACCGGTAACGGTAATAACCACAATAAGTTCCCGGGGCATAGCCAATGCAGCGCCTTATAGCTGCGTTATACCAATCCTTCGCCCTCTTGACCTGATAGCTATTGCCTCGGCCCTGCCCCGGGACACCCTGAAAAACATCCGTGAAACGGGCGAGTTCGTCGTCAACGTAATCGGCCCTTCAATACTGAGAAAGGCCATCCGGACGGCCAGGAGTTACCCGCCTGATGTTAACGAGCTGGAAATGGAACACATCGAGACGATTTCTTCTCGCCGTGTTGCTCCTCCGAGAATCAGAGACGCCGTAGGCTGGATTGAAGCAAGACTGGACAGGGAGGTCCCGGGAGAAAGATACGTTCTCGTCATCGGCAAGGTCGTCTGTACGGAAATTAACGACAAATTCCTCGTGGAGGATGAACTATCCGAACTGCCCACCGTTCTGATGTTTCCTCATTTCAGGCGCATTGGAGAAGTGGTAGCTAAAAGAGACGAATTTGCCGATGCCCTCGACACGATCAGGTTCGAGGAACAGCAGGGCTAA
- the nadC gene encoding carboxylating nicotinate-nucleotide diphosphorylase, with the protein MFPVLEELLKAALYEDIGPGDVTTLAVVGSEDVGIGEIVAREELVLSGRDIPRGVFYCLGDQGVEIESFFRDGDVVRGGDVIFRFRGKVRTLLQAERVMLNLLQRLCGIATMTRKMVTLLEGTGCRLLDTRKTTPLWRRLEKNAVRHGGGQNHRFGLFDGVLIKDNHIIAAGSIGEAVRRVRESVHHLLKIEVEVESLDQLEAALAAGVDMVLLDNFTLPELKEAVAMCRGRVLCEASGGIGLHNVRQVAETGVDFISSGAITHSAPAADMSFKLVRIL; encoded by the coding sequence ATGTTTCCGGTGCTGGAGGAACTTCTGAAAGCGGCATTGTACGAAGATATAGGTCCCGGGGATGTGACCACCCTGGCCGTTGTCGGAAGTGAAGATGTCGGCATAGGGGAGATCGTTGCCAGGGAGGAGCTCGTTCTTTCCGGGAGGGATATTCCTCGTGGGGTTTTTTACTGCCTTGGAGATCAGGGTGTCGAAATTGAGAGTTTTTTTAGAGATGGTGATGTTGTTCGGGGCGGTGATGTGATCTTTCGGTTTCGTGGTAAAGTCCGCACACTGCTTCAGGCTGAAAGGGTCATGCTGAACTTGCTTCAGAGGCTGTGTGGGATTGCAACTATGACGAGAAAAATGGTTACTCTCCTTGAAGGTACCGGTTGCAGGCTTCTGGATACTCGTAAAACAACGCCGCTCTGGCGCAGGCTTGAAAAGAATGCCGTCCGTCACGGTGGAGGCCAGAATCACAGATTCGGCCTTTTTGACGGGGTTCTCATCAAGGACAATCATATAATCGCCGCGGGGTCCATCGGTGAAGCGGTCCGGCGGGTGAGGGAAAGCGTCCATCACCTGCTAAAGATAGAGGTGGAGGTTGAAAGTCTCGATCAGCTTGAGGCAGCTTTAGCTGCGGGTGTGGACATGGTTTTACTGGACAACTTTACGCTTCCTGAACTAAAGGAAGCCGTTGCTATGTGTCGTGGACGGGTACTTTGTGAGGCCTCGGGAGGGATAGGCCTCCATAACGTGCGTCAGGTAGCTGAGACGGGGGTTGATTTTATAAGCTCCGGAGCTATCACGCACTCGGCGCCGGCCGCAGACATGAGTTTTAAGTTGGTAAGAATTCTGTAA
- a CDS encoding winged helix-turn-helix domain-containing protein, with protein sequence MKCAKCGTTLNGDVYHHAGMELCEDCYLDIVAAPKPCDPWAVHTAKSLTKQKPVLTPIQEKILKLIKERGPVTAEEICNELGITETDFRTNFAALRHMELARACKQGDRVCYTLFDSAS encoded by the coding sequence ATGAAGTGTGCAAAATGTGGGACCACTTTAAACGGAGACGTTTACCATCACGCGGGGATGGAACTCTGTGAGGACTGCTATCTCGATATAGTCGCCGCCCCGAAACCCTGCGATCCCTGGGCGGTTCACACGGCCAAAAGCCTTACAAAACAGAAACCGGTTCTCACCCCGATTCAGGAGAAAATTCTCAAACTCATCAAAGAGCGCGGTCCCGTCACGGCAGAAGAGATCTGCAACGAGCTGGGTATTACGGAGACGGATTTCAGGACTAACTTCGCCGCCCTGAGGCACATGGAGCTGGCCAGAGCCTGTAAGCAGGGTGATAGGGTTTGTTACACCCTTTTTGATTCTGCTTCTTAA
- the yajC gene encoding preprotein translocase subunit YajC, translated as MGLIGIAYAMGTTGQNAAQGAGGGLAAFVPLILMILIFYFLLIRPQQKRQKEHRQMLANLKKGDHVITQGGLHGTITGLTDSVVTLEIADGVRVKVQRGYIVGVVSPGKDKE; from the coding sequence ATGGGTTTGATCGGCATTGCTTACGCTATGGGAACGACGGGACAGAATGCTGCTCAGGGAGCAGGTGGTGGGCTGGCTGCGTTTGTACCCCTTATTTTGATGATTCTTATTTTTTATTTTCTTTTGATAAGACCTCAGCAGAAAAGACAGAAAGAGCATCGTCAAATGCTGGCAAACCTGAAAAAAGGTGATCATGTTATAACCCAGGGTGGTTTGCACGGAACCATAACCGGGCTTACCGATTCGGTGGTTACCCTTGAGATTGCCGATGGGGTCAGGGTTAAGGTTCAGAGAGGGTATATTGTAGGGGTTGTTTCGCCGGGGAAAGATAAAGAGTAA
- the ccsA gene encoding cytochrome c biogenesis protein CcsA yields MEELTSFMSLAAYLAGTAGYIATVFRRRPEVERFAFYAVVFAALLHLTGLLLGTIFHGRVTFTSSKTVLSLFTFLVVALFICLRFRFRTAVLGVFILPLVVICMVGSLAIPASLIPENPALRNGWVLFHLVTIVIAYAFFAVSFCVSVVYLFHEKALKEKSYHRLMERMPSLEFLDRINHVCIALGFPFMTVGLITGFAAARFLWDRFWSGDPKEIFSLITWVIYAVLFHERLAVGWRGRRASWLAICGFICVMATFLGVNLVIKGHHTTFVGR; encoded by the coding sequence ATGGAAGAGCTGACATCTTTTATGTCCCTGGCAGCCTATCTGGCGGGGACGGCAGGCTATATTGCTACGGTTTTCCGCAGGAGACCCGAGGTAGAGCGTTTTGCCTTTTACGCCGTCGTATTTGCTGCGCTGTTGCACCTGACGGGCCTTTTGCTCGGTACCATCTTTCACGGCCGCGTAACCTTCACCTCCAGCAAAACCGTTCTTTCTCTCTTCACATTTCTGGTGGTAGCCCTCTTTATCTGTCTGAGGTTTCGATTCAGGACGGCCGTTCTGGGAGTCTTTATCCTGCCCCTCGTGGTAATTTGCATGGTCGGTTCCCTCGCCATACCCGCCTCTCTTATCCCGGAAAATCCTGCTCTTAGAAACGGATGGGTTCTTTTTCATCTTGTAACGATCGTTATTGCCTATGCTTTTTTTGCCGTGTCCTTCTGTGTCAGCGTGGTTTACCTCTTCCACGAAAAGGCCCTGAAAGAAAAATCCTATCATCGGCTTATGGAAAGAATGCCGTCTCTCGAGTTCCTTGATCGAATTAATCATGTCTGCATTGCCCTTGGATTTCCTTTTATGACCGTGGGGCTGATAACGGGTTTTGCCGCGGCGAGGTTTCTCTGGGACAGGTTCTGGAGCGGGGATCCCAAAGAGATTTTTTCCCTGATTACCTGGGTGATATATGCGGTGCTCTTTCACGAGCGGCTTGCCGTGGGGTGGCGTGGACGGCGTGCTTCATGGCTGGCCATATGCGGATTTATCTGTGTGATGGCAACCTTTCTGGGGGTAAATCTTGTGATTAAAGGTCATCACACCACCTTTGTGGGCAGGTGA
- a CDS encoding DUF6485 family protein has product MECKKEKNLEKCSCSYEPCNRKGICCECLAYHLKSRQLPGCCFPPDAERTYDRSFEHFARLVQEGKV; this is encoded by the coding sequence ATGGAGTGTAAGAAGGAGAAAAATCTTGAGAAATGTTCATGCAGTTATGAACCCTGCAACAGGAAGGGCATATGCTGTGAATGCCTTGCCTACCACCTGAAAAGCCGTCAACTTCCGGGGTGCTGTTTTCCGCCCGATGCCGAAAGGACCTACGATCGATCCTTTGAGCATTTTGCCCGCCTCGTACAGGAAGGAAAGGTTTAA
- a CDS encoding precorrin-2 dehydrogenase/sirohydrochlorin ferrochelatase family protein has product MKIYPVGLVIEGRKCVVVGGGRVAERKIKGLIEAGAEVYVVAREVSPAVEKLIREGRVIAAGSEYYSEILTGSVLVFAATDDPDLNKRISEDARRRGIFCNNVTDPADGDVIIPALFRDGNLIIAVTTTGASPALAARLRDRISETVVPVWKPYLEFMEKWRKFVLGWKAFSGNSQEILRKTAFIVYDLMDRHIPPDEGLPELKAACENLLPMPLPDELSEEWEDLWKS; this is encoded by the coding sequence ATGAAGATATACCCGGTGGGTCTCGTTATTGAGGGAAGAAAGTGCGTGGTGGTTGGGGGAGGCAGGGTTGCAGAGAGGAAGATAAAGGGTCTTATTGAAGCGGGGGCGGAGGTTTATGTTGTTGCAAGGGAAGTGAGTCCGGCGGTCGAAAAGCTGATCCGGGAAGGCAGGGTAATAGCGGCGGGCTCTGAGTATTATTCTGAAATCCTTACCGGATCGGTTCTGGTTTTTGCCGCCACCGACGACCCCGATCTGAACAAGCGTATATCGGAAGATGCCAGAAGGCGCGGGATTTTTTGCAACAACGTGACAGATCCGGCCGATGGGGACGTCATAATCCCGGCACTTTTCAGAGACGGTAATCTGATCATCGCCGTAACGACCACGGGCGCAAGTCCGGCTCTGGCGGCACGCCTCAGAGATCGAATCTCCGAAACCGTTGTTCCCGTCTGGAAGCCCTACCTGGAATTCATGGAAAAATGGAGAAAGTTCGTTCTGGGCTGGAAGGCCTTTTCGGGCAACAGTCAGGAAATTTTGAGAAAGACGGCTTTTATTGTTTACGACCTCATGGATCGGCATATTCCTCCTGATGAAGGACTCCCGGAACTGAAGGCCGCCTGCGAGAATCTTCTACCGATGCCTCTGCCCGATGAATTGTCCGAAGAATGGGAAGATCTATGGAAGAGCTGA
- a CDS encoding TetR/AcrR family transcriptional regulator, protein MSRRTKKIPGFERKAQILRAAQELCAKKGFAGTTLDEIARKAGVSRALVIQHFGSKKGLYEALIDDLFLNHPMEEDPELKYHMEEKDDAGVLRAYCTHAYEHLAAAGRDSPLRLVLFAMLEKPELYTRHYERRKSKGITALEEYIRTRIGDGAFKDVNAHHIATAFSAAVTYLILEEITVGRFGSKEAFMEHLGTFTEALLKGIRKNGDESVNLAVEEGLP, encoded by the coding sequence ATGAGTCGAAGAACGAAAAAAATTCCCGGCTTCGAACGCAAGGCTCAGATACTCAGAGCAGCTCAGGAGCTCTGCGCCAAAAAGGGCTTTGCGGGAACCACACTGGATGAAATCGCCAGAAAGGCGGGCGTAAGCCGCGCCCTGGTAATCCAGCACTTCGGAAGCAAAAAAGGGCTCTACGAAGCGCTGATAGACGACCTCTTTCTTAACCATCCGATGGAAGAAGATCCCGAACTCAAATACCACATGGAAGAAAAGGACGACGCCGGGGTCTTGAGAGCATACTGCACCCACGCCTACGAGCACCTTGCTGCAGCGGGAAGGGATTCACCCCTGAGACTCGTGCTCTTTGCAATGCTCGAAAAGCCGGAGCTTTATACCAGGCACTACGAAAGGCGAAAATCGAAAGGCATTACGGCACTTGAAGAATACATCCGGACCCGTATCGGGGACGGGGCATTCAAAGATGTTAACGCCCATCACATAGCAACGGCCTTTTCGGCCGCCGTAACCTATTTGATCCTCGAAGAGATTACCGTTGGGCGCTTCGGGAGCAAAGAAGCCTTTATGGAACACCTGGGAACCTTCACGGAAGCCCTGCTAAAGGGAATAAGGAAAAACGGTGATGAATCGGTTAATCTTGCAGTAGAGGAGGGTTTGCCATGA
- the thiC gene encoding phosphomethylpyrimidine synthase ThiC, translating into MTQLEMARKGIVTPEMRKAAQADGVDPETLRKLIAEGKAVLPKNKNHSFQRPLAIGANLRTKVNANIGSSGACASVELELEKLEAALRAGTDSVMDLSTGGDLRAIREAILEKSPVMVGTVPIYRIATELHRKGIPLYKMDVDQLFKELEEQCAQGIDYITVHCGVTLETLKRIEGSDRVLPSVSRGGSILMTWMRHNRKENPLYENFETVLDIAYKYDVTLSLGDGMRPGTVVDATDRAQIEELILLGELARRARERNVQVMIEGPGHVPLNQIEANVILEKRLCDGAPFYLLGPLPTDIAPGYDHITAAIGGAIAAAAGADFLCYVTPAEHLSLPSPDDVYQGVIAARIAGHAADIVKGIPGAIERDRRISIYRRDLNWEGVLSEALDPEAARKRLALAYDRETCTMCGELCAVKLSRPFAKKS; encoded by the coding sequence ATGACTCAGCTTGAGATGGCCAGGAAGGGCATTGTCACGCCGGAGATGAGGAAAGCTGCACAGGCCGACGGAGTGGATCCCGAAACACTTCGCAAACTGATTGCAGAAGGGAAAGCGGTTCTCCCCAAGAACAAAAATCATTCCTTCCAGCGTCCTCTGGCAATAGGAGCAAACCTCAGAACCAAAGTGAATGCCAATATCGGCAGCAGCGGAGCCTGCGCTTCCGTGGAACTGGAACTCGAAAAGCTGGAAGCTGCCCTCAGAGCCGGAACGGACTCCGTTATGGATCTTTCCACGGGAGGAGATCTCCGGGCCATCAGAGAAGCCATTCTTGAAAAATCCCCCGTTATGGTAGGAACCGTTCCCATCTACCGGATCGCAACGGAACTGCATCGAAAAGGCATCCCTCTTTACAAAATGGACGTTGACCAGCTTTTCAAAGAACTCGAAGAACAGTGTGCCCAGGGCATCGATTATATCACGGTTCATTGCGGCGTTACTCTGGAAACTTTGAAGCGGATCGAGGGAAGCGACCGGGTTCTGCCGTCCGTAAGCAGGGGTGGTTCCATACTGATGACCTGGATGCGCCACAACCGCAAAGAAAACCCTCTGTATGAAAACTTCGAAACCGTTCTGGATATAGCCTACAAATACGACGTTACATTGAGTCTGGGAGACGGGATGCGTCCTGGAACGGTTGTGGACGCTACCGATCGGGCTCAGATAGAAGAGCTTATTCTTCTGGGAGAACTTGCCAGACGCGCACGGGAGCGAAATGTGCAGGTCATGATAGAAGGTCCCGGTCACGTCCCGCTGAACCAGATAGAAGCAAATGTCATTCTGGAAAAGCGACTTTGTGACGGAGCTCCTTTTTACCTGCTGGGTCCGCTTCCCACAGACATAGCACCCGGTTACGACCACATAACCGCAGCGATCGGAGGAGCCATAGCGGCCGCTGCTGGAGCCGACTTTCTCTGCTACGTTACTCCGGCGGAACACCTTTCTTTGCCTTCGCCCGATGATGTTTACCAGGGTGTGATTGCGGCCCGCATTGCCGGTCACGCGGCCGACATAGTTAAGGGCATTCCGGGGGCGATAGAAAGAGACCGGAGGATTTCGATTTACCGGAGGGATCTCAACTGGGAGGGCGTCCTTTCGGAAGCTCTGGACCCCGAGGCCGCAAGAAAAAGGCTTGCTCTGGCTTACGATCGAGAGACCTGTACGATGTGCGGAGAGCTCTGCGCCGTAAAGCTTTCCCGCCCTTTTGCAAAGAAGTCCTGA
- a CDS encoding twin-arginine translocase TatA/TatE family subunit produces MIGGIGMPELLVILFIVLIIFGAGKLPEIGAGLGKGIRNFKKAVQEPTESITQHSDTLKSSNAESEEKAKADKVD; encoded by the coding sequence GTGATTGGTGGAATAGGCATGCCGGAACTTCTGGTGATACTTTTTATCGTTCTGATCATCTTCGGAGCGGGTAAACTGCCTGAAATCGGGGCGGGGCTGGGCAAGGGCATAAGAAATTTTAAAAAGGCCGTTCAGGAACCGACCGAATCCATTACCCAGCACAGTGACACCTTGAAATCTTCTAATGCTGAGTCCGAAGAAAAAGCAAAGGCCGATAAGGTCGATTAG
- the hemA gene encoding glutamyl-tRNA reductase, translating to MTEKNIVLVGMNHRTAPVELREKLALRCSGDVPYADLRQVLTGSGGREYMVLSTCNRVEFLVVSEDIDLSVNRVMSFISEAFPGQDVRDFLYVFKGRDAVRHIFRVASGLDSMVMGEPQILGQVKEAYRKATLNKTTGVILNRLLHKSFSVAKRVRTETGIGCHAVSVSYAAVELARRIFGSLTDRHVLLIGAGEMAELAAEHLVAGGASKVTVTNRTVERAVEIARRFGASTIPFDQFLEGFAVADIVISSTGSAEPIVRKSDLRPVMRKRKQRPLFIIDIAVPRDVEPEVNDLDNVFLYDIDDLQEVVERNRRKRRKEAELAEHIVEEETVKFLEWLQTLDVVPTIIALRHKAEQIRQQELRKTFSHMPHLSEDDRKAISVMAEAIVKKLLHDPIMFLKNKAARPSREFYVDTVQQIFNLPESDRHPMRSLDPPEPECYESERYYLDRDRRS from the coding sequence ATGACGGAGAAGAATATTGTACTTGTCGGCATGAATCACAGGACTGCACCTGTGGAGTTAAGGGAAAAGCTGGCCCTGAGGTGTTCCGGCGATGTTCCCTACGCGGACCTGCGCCAGGTGCTCACGGGTAGCGGAGGCCGTGAATATATGGTTCTTTCCACCTGCAACCGTGTTGAGTTCCTCGTGGTTTCGGAAGATATCGACCTGTCGGTGAATCGGGTTATGTCCTTTATTTCTGAGGCTTTTCCGGGACAGGATGTTCGTGATTTTCTTTATGTTTTCAAAGGCAGAGATGCCGTAAGGCATATATTCAGGGTGGCTTCCGGGCTTGATTCGATGGTCATGGGAGAACCGCAGATTCTGGGGCAGGTAAAGGAGGCTTATCGTAAGGCTACCTTAAACAAGACCACGGGCGTCATCTTAAACCGCCTGCTCCACAAGTCCTTTTCCGTTGCCAAAAGGGTTCGTACGGAAACGGGCATAGGGTGTCATGCCGTTTCGGTGAGCTATGCCGCCGTGGAGCTGGCCAGGAGGATCTTCGGGAGTCTTACGGACAGGCACGTTCTGCTCATAGGTGCGGGGGAAATGGCAGAGCTCGCGGCGGAACATCTCGTTGCCGGCGGTGCCTCTAAGGTGACCGTTACGAACCGCACCGTTGAGCGGGCCGTCGAAATTGCAAGAAGGTTTGGAGCCTCCACGATACCCTTTGACCAGTTTCTCGAAGGGTTTGCCGTGGCCGATATCGTCATTTCGTCAACGGGATCTGCGGAGCCGATCGTCAGGAAAAGCGATCTGCGACCGGTGATGAGGAAGCGCAAACAGAGGCCGCTTTTCATAATAGATATTGCGGTTCCGAGGGATGTTGAGCCGGAAGTCAACGATCTGGACAATGTTTTTCTTTACGACATCGATGATCTTCAGGAAGTTGTGGAAAGGAACAGAAGAAAACGCAGGAAAGAGGCAGAGCTGGCGGAGCATATCGTCGAAGAGGAGACGGTAAAATTTCTGGAGTGGCTTCAGACCCTTGACGTGGTTCCCACGATCATTGCTCTCCGCCACAAGGCAGAACAGATCAGACAGCAGGAACTCAGAAAAACCTTTTCTCACATGCCTCACCTTTCTGAAGATGATCGCAAAGCCATATCCGTGATGGCCGAAGCGATAGTGAAAAAGCTTCTTCACGACCCCATAATGTTCTTGAAAAACAAAGCGGCACGTCCCTCCAGGGAGTTCTACGTTGATACCGTACAGCAGATATTTAATCTACCCGAGTCTGACCGCCATCCAATGCGCTCTCTTGACCCCCCTGAGCCCGAATGTTATGAGTCGGAAAGATATTACCTGGATCGTGACCGGCGATCCTGA